A window of Hyperolius riggenbachi isolate aHypRig1 chromosome 1, aHypRig1.pri, whole genome shotgun sequence contains these coding sequences:
- the LOC137512291 gene encoding serine protease ami-like isoform X1: MSTFLSALVVVLSISAYDCYPRGRILGGSESASHKRAYMVSLQVNGAHSCGGSLLNEQWVLSAAHCAPNNPNQTFQAMLGSNSLSDPDRLLIDIVKLVVHPLYNQTTKEHDLLLLKLANNVTESNKVKFVTLQSEDVDFEAGRLCLVAGWGKIKTTGKKPDKLYEVMVPIIDRKICNGKGYYQDEITENMMCAGSRKEDSCEGDSGGPLLCTHVQEAVVSSGFRVCGNVKRPGIYTRVYPYIPWIHGTMHNATVSAKEHNKEEKI, from the exons ATGTCCACTTTCCTGTCTGCTCTGGTAGTGGTGCTGAGTATCTCAGCATATG ACTGCTATCCTCGAGGTCGGATCCTAGGTGGATCAGAGTCTGCTTCTCACAAAAGGGCTTACATGGTGTCATTGCAGGTGAATGGAGCTCATTCATGTGGCGGTTCCTTACTCAATGAGCAGTGGGTGCTTAGTGCAGCACACTGTGCTCCTAACAA TCCTAATCAGACGTTCCAGGCCATGTTAGGGTCCAACTCTCTTTCTGACCCTGATAGGTTACTTATTGACATTGTGAAACTGGTTGTTCATCCTCTGTACAATCAAACAACCAAGGAACATGACCTCCTTCTATTGAAG TTAGCAAACAATGTCACTGAAAGCAATAAAGTGAAGTTTGTAACATTACAATCTGAAGATGTAGACTTTGAGGCTGGTAGACTTTGCCTAGTAGCTGGCTGGGGTAAAATTAAAACTACAGGAAAGAAACCAGACAAGCTGTATGAAGTGATGGTACCAATAATCGACAGAAAAATATGCAATGGCAAGGGATACTACCAAGATGAAATCACTGAAAACATGATGTGTGCAGGAAGCCGTAAAGAAGATTCATGTGAG GGAGATTCCGGGGGACCTTTACTGTGCACTCATGTACAAGAGGCTGTGGTGTCTTCTGGATTCCGTGTCTGTGGAAACGTTAAGCGGCCAGGCATCTATACCCGTGTCTATCCCTACATACCCTGGATCCATGGCACCATGCATAATGCCACAGTGTCTGCCAAAGAACATAATAAAGAAGAGAAAATCTAA
- the LOC137512291 gene encoding serine protease ami-like isoform X2, whose product MVNGAHSCGGSLLNEQWVLSAAHCAPNNPNQTFQAMLGSNSLSDPDRLLIDIVKLVVHPLYNQTTKEHDLLLLKLANNVTESNKVKFVTLQSEDVDFEAGRLCLVAGWGKIKTTGKKPDKLYEVMVPIIDRKICNGKGYYQDEITENMMCAGSRKEDSCEGDSGGPLLCTHVQEAVVSSGFRVCGNVKRPGIYTRVYPYIPWIHGTMHNATVSAKEHNKEEKI is encoded by the exons ATG GTGAATGGAGCTCATTCATGTGGCGGTTCCTTACTCAATGAGCAGTGGGTGCTTAGTGCAGCACACTGTGCTCCTAACAA TCCTAATCAGACGTTCCAGGCCATGTTAGGGTCCAACTCTCTTTCTGACCCTGATAGGTTACTTATTGACATTGTGAAACTGGTTGTTCATCCTCTGTACAATCAAACAACCAAGGAACATGACCTCCTTCTATTGAAG TTAGCAAACAATGTCACTGAAAGCAATAAAGTGAAGTTTGTAACATTACAATCTGAAGATGTAGACTTTGAGGCTGGTAGACTTTGCCTAGTAGCTGGCTGGGGTAAAATTAAAACTACAGGAAAGAAACCAGACAAGCTGTATGAAGTGATGGTACCAATAATCGACAGAAAAATATGCAATGGCAAGGGATACTACCAAGATGAAATCACTGAAAACATGATGTGTGCAGGAAGCCGTAAAGAAGATTCATGTGAG GGAGATTCCGGGGGACCTTTACTGTGCACTCATGTACAAGAGGCTGTGGTGTCTTCTGGATTCCGTGTCTGTGGAAACGTTAAGCGGCCAGGCATCTATACCCGTGTCTATCCCTACATACCCTGGATCCATGGCACCATGCATAATGCCACAGTGTCTGCCAAAGAACATAATAAAGAAGAGAAAATCTAA